TCATTGGtctcatccttcagctccactcaaccccaaTCTATCTCTGAACATCATCCAGTTTTGATTTTCAGCTGTAacgtgatgtttcacaaaagttctgaacctttctattctcatagattctattattgtacatttaaaaaataaaacatttctaaGAGTATTATTAGAAAATTGATCGATTGACTTTTAAATGatccagcagtgctatttgcagtgGGGAGCATAACTTGGCAGGGAGTCTGGAGGTCCTCACATTTTTTGGTGCATCTAAAGCacatttcctgcatttctacacaatctAATATGGCCCATGGAAACTTCTAGACGTCTATTTAGAACAACAAAAAGTCAGCAAAAATGCCAGGTCAAAAAGCTAAGAGATGATTAAATATGTTTGTGATTAATGAGACAACTAAGATCCATGATAACTCCATAATCAATATTGTGTTGCAACTTTAACCACTAGCCTAACAAATGAACAACTCTTATGAATAAAGTGCAAAGACACTAGGTTACACAGTTTATTATGataacagtctccagtatcaacatttccaagcaaacaaaaacaggaagaagggagaatctgtagacatgctgagataaaaGAACATGCGCTTTGCCAGAATTCATCCAGCCTTCACAAGTCTATAACATATGCAAATGATGTCCCCTTTTGTGATTTACACCTCAAACAGAGGAATGACATTTCTGAGTGCATGATATTCAGTTTCACTGTCATATAGTACATTCTATGGATGGTCTGAAACTACACTAatgtatgtctgagatgataTGAACCTGACGGGGCATTCACACATATCTGTATCCAGTCTTCATCATCAATAGCATCTCCCAGGTCTTCCTCACATGTTTGTTTAACATGTTTTGTCTGTATCTATTCTTCATCATCAATAGCATCTCCCAGGTCTTCCTCACATGTTTGTTTAACATGTTTTGTCTGTATCCAGTCTTCATCATCAATAGCATCTCCCAGGTCTTCCTCACATGTTTGTTTAACATGTTTTGTCTGTATCTAGTCTTCATCATCAATAGCATCTCCCAGGTCTTCCTCACATGTTTGTTTAACATGTTTTGTCTGTATCTATTCTTCATCATCAATAGCATCTCCCAGGTCTTCCTCACATGTTTGTTAACATGTTTTGTGTCATCAGGAAAAGCCTCTATCAACCCTTGATACAGTTTGGAAATCAACTTGGAGGTTTGTCAGACTGCCTTAGAAAAGCATCTGGCTTGTCTAATTTTAGCTGGATAAAGAGAATCAAATTCACCTCACCTCCGccacagactggtcttccctggctgcctgACCCTGCTGAGACCACTATCTGATCCTCCTAAAATGAGAATTACCTTggtgtacatttatacattatattatccaagaatagaatcaatggttcaataattgaaatgacctttattcccagatcccagactgtagctttaaACTTAAGCTGATGTCCTGtagctactgttgctactacccATCAATTCAAGATGGAAGTTTTTATCAATCACTGAATATAATGCAAAATTCACCTGAGCTTtgtagactggtcttccctgacTGTTTGACCCTGCTTGGACcgctgtcaccatctgatcctgctaagacatgatcagcatagtgttgtgtactgactgtttgaccctgctgggacccctgtcaccatctgatcctgctaagacatgatcagcatagtgttgtgtactgactgtttgaccctgctgggacccctgtcaccatctgatcctgctaagacatgatcagcatagtgttgtgtactgactgtttgaccctgctgggacccctgtcaccatctgatcctgctaagacatgatcagcatagtgttgtgtactgactgtttgaccctgctgggacccctgtcaccatctgatcctgctaagacatgatcagcatagtgttgtgtactgactgtttgaccctgctgggacccctgtcaccatctgatcctgctaagacatgatcagcatagtgttgtgtactgactgcACTAGATGGCTGAATTCCTGCGGGATGCCTGCAGGATCTGAGGTCCTGACAGAGATCATTGCTGCAAGGTCTGCATTTTTCATGCTGCAGGCGGGAGCGGGCAGTAAGACAGACATCTTTGGGATGAAAATATTTTAGTTGTCCCACAAATGATTTGGAAACGGTCCTATTTCTGCTTTCAATGCATTAGCCAACCTATTGTATGAAAAGCACCATTTTTTTCACACACTCAGAATTCACTGCTTCAACTTCCGTAGCCTACTTCTCCTAGTTGGGTGTGAGAGTTCAAGTGCACCTAGTATGTGTGGTCTCATTGAAGTAGAGTAGGCTgcagtgatggaaaaagtacccaattctcATACTAAAAGtagagataccttaatagaaaatgactcaagtaaaagtcagccagtaaaatactacttgagtaaaagtataaaagtatttagttttaaatatacttaagtatcaaaagtaaatgtaattgctaaaatatacttaagtatcaaaatgaAAGTACAaatatttcaaattccttatattaagcaaaccaaggggcaccatttattttttatttttttatatacagaTAGCCAAGGGGAACATTTTGTGTTTATATCGCCATCTGACAGATAACTAGAGGCTAGAACTGACCTGGCTGTGGTAGTTACTCGCTAGCTTAGCTTATTCATTCACCTCAGTCGAGAGGGGATGAAACATGTTGGTTACAATACTAGCTCAGCACTGTGAATAAACACGAGTTTACTTTTGTTCTGTTAAGTTAATCAGTTGTTACCTTGCCAGCTACATCAGTCAACTAAATAGTagccagtttctgctctgcttgcttttACAACTCGGTGGAAAGAGCTCAAAATATACACACTGAACTATGCTCAAATCTCCCATGCTGGTCGACGGCTTTTTGTATCACATTGCAATGATAAAACTAGTGGGGACAAAAATTACATTTCAgaatgtgtggggggggggacaagtTGCACCCCTGTCTGCCATTATTACATGGTTTAAACTGTTCTCTGTTATTAACATTAGATGTTGGACTCAGTATCATTTTCAGCATGAATGAGAACTATGACCTTGTAAgattcaactcaatattaggtaggtgttcttaatgtttcctACACTCAGTGTCacgttatgttttacaatatgcATCAGTGATCAGAATAGAGAGTGCAGTTCTGTCAGTTCTGTCAACGTCCACCAGAGGAGGACATAAGAATATGGTtctggtttctcctctcctaaaTTCACATCTGATCATCAGTCTAAATCAGATTATAGTTTGATTATTAacaatgtggaggagacagactcAGCAGTGTATTATTGTAAGACGCACGATGCTAATGAAATCGTATAACAGTGATATACACCATGACAAAAACCTCCTGCCCAAATACACTCACTTCTGCATCGTGGCAGAGGGGTGAACTCTAAGAAACAGCAGTTGATCAGTGATTATTATAACATTATATACAAGACACAATGGGAGATCTGGAAATGGAAGAACCATCCATTACTACAGGTCAAAAAGATTATAAGAAGACATTGTCTGAAAGGAAACtgatgttgtctctcttgttgtgatcatcatcatcatcatcatcaggtcaATACTGCATCATATGGATTTTGCTTTAACTGATGCATTCTCTCAaatccccaaactgacaaggtacaaatctgtcattctgcccctgaacaggcagttaacccactgttcctaggctgtcattgaaaataagaatttgttcttaactgacttgcctagttaaataaaggtcaaataaatagaATAAATAGCCTACCATACATCTGTAGTTGTTGATTTCTCATTTAAACTTGTGCAGCGAGGTGTTGCCGCAATCTTTTAAACCAGGTTtgttgtttatttgagcaatatgagatggaaggaagttccttgcaataagggctctatataaaactgtacactttcttgaatttacactggatttggggactgtgaaaagaccctggtggcatgtctggtgggataagtgtgtgtgtcagagctgtgtgtaaattgactatgcaaacaatttggaattttcaacatgttaatgtttcttataaaaagaagtgatgcagtcagtctctcctcaactcttagccaagagagactggcatagtatttatatcagccctctgattacaattaagagcaaaatgtgcagctctgttctgggccagctgcagcttaactaggtctttccttgtaGCACTGGATCACACGACTGGataataatcaagattagacaaaacgagagcctgcagaacttgctttttgagcagagcatctctttttacggacagacctctccccatctttacaaccatctatatgttttgaccatgacagtttacaatctaaggttaCGCCAAAAAAAAAGTTGTCCCTGACAAATAGGTTTATGATAGCATTTCATATCATCATGTTTTCATATTTTCTACATAGTACATagtctatctgtaaatagcccacccaattttacctacctcatccccatactcttttgcacaccaatatctctacctgtacatgaccatctgatcatttatcactccagtgttaatctgcaatgtTGTGGTTATTCGcctccttttttctactgtgttattgacttgttaattgtttactccgtgtgtaactctgtgttgtctgttcacactgctaagctttatcttgaccaggtcgcagttgcaaatgagaacttgttctcaactagcctacctggttaaataaaggtgaaatatatatatatttttttaaatgtacatgaTCTTGTATGTTTTTTGTATCTGATAGCTGAGGAAGTAAGCGTTTTGCTAATATAAGTCATGACTAGTTCCTCCTTGCCATGAAGGATGAATCAAGGTTTCCCAGGACCAAATAAAGCCTTTATTCAGAATGTGTTTCTGTTCTTCTCCTTATTAATGAGATAAGAGGAAAAGTCAGACTCAAAGCAAGGGTTTAGTGAGAGGAAAAACAGTACAGAACATAAACAGTGTAGTACTTATTCTGATCTTGTTCTGTCAACTCTAATTCAGTACACCATTTGTGACGTCCGAAAATAAGTTTACCAACCCTCTAATTTAGAAAGAACAATGTATATtactgatggtgatggtggtgatgatgatggtgatggtaataatgatggtgatgatgatgataatgatgatggtgatgatgatgatgatgatgatgatgaagaagcCAAGATCAGTTTCCTTTCAGACAATGTATTTTGATCATCCTTTTGACATGTAGGGTTGGATGGTACTTCCATTCCCAGATCTCCCATGTTGTTTATAATATAGGACAACCCCCCAAAATCACGTGAAATCAACACATAGTCTTTCATCCTCATTATAATAATCTGTAATCATGGTACAGGTGCAAAGAGACAAACACATACTGTTGGTTTCGGAATTCAATGTTTACTGCATTAGAAAATGAAGTATGGCTTTACAGAAGCACAAGCATAAAAGCATTACAGTGGTTTAACATCGTCTATCCATAACAGGGTGTTGAAGGTTTATGTTGGTTACATGTAACAATGATCTTAGACATGATGATCTGTGTATAATATATTCCTGTACAAATAtacataaatgtaaaaaatgtgatAGGATAGAGGCTGAAATATTTGCGTTTGCGTTGCTTATAGCagtcacttaaaaaaaaaaaaaaaagattatgtATATACATTTTCTTAGATCATGATTTGTATGATTCAATTGGGGGATATTTTTACTTCGGAATTCGGAAAACGATGATGGTCAGATGAATGTCCTACTCTCTGGCAGAATGGCACCATTACAAAATTCTGTcaactttcccaaaattcccatTTTTCTTTGAATATCCACAGGTTTGCTGGATTTCCCATGCTTTTCTTCAggtatttctggaaaacctgggaattttggggaagttaccagaattttgcaacctcTGAAATTAGCCAtcatcagccctctgattacaattaagagcaaaatgtgcagctctgttctgggccagctgcagcttaactaggtctttccttgtaGCACTGGATCACACGACTGGataataatcaagattagacaaaacgaGAGGCTGCAGgcacagagaaagaaagacacaTTCTGCACAGGAAGCAGGTGAGGGGAGGATGAATCATAATAACAGCTGAAATAGAAACGATGTGTTTGAAACCATGACATGTATTTAGCTCCAGCCAATTACACATCCTCCCTACCAGCCATCTGTTATGCTTCGGCATCTTCACCCACATTTACATTCACGGTCATCACATCGTCCTGAATATTGATCTCACACTTTTCACCATAGAAGCCCTCATTGCATTCACAAATTGTCAAAGAGGTGTCTAGTATTCTCTTGCATAGGCCATTTCCACAGTCAGTGTTGCCAGAGCAGGGGTTAAGATGTTTAATCTGGTTATCACTTTTTACATAGACTGAAAAGAAGCCCCAGTGACAGTCATTTCTGATTAGCGCATCTGGAGTTTCAGAAAACCCATCTTTTTTTGTTGAAATATGGATAGCTGCAATTTGAGTCATAGCCAACTTGTATGTAGAAGGACCATACCTGCTGTATTTATATGCACATTCAGGAAGTTTGTTCAGCACTTCGGGCTTTGAGCACTCTATGTTTTTCACACAGTTAGAAGCGTATTCTTTTATAGTATTTCCAATAAAATGGTTGCCTTTCTCTGAGAAGCTCACAGCAACAATGAAGTTCTCAAGAGGAATCTTGATAAAACGTAACATGTCATGGCTACTGGCATCTTCCTTTCTGTACACAGCAACTATCCAGTCATACCAGAAGTACTTTTTATTCAAAAACTCTCTAACTTTGGTAGCAAGTGGGGTCATTTCTAAGGATTCGGATGTGCCAATCACTTCCACATCGTTCTTCATGTACTGTTCAAAGTTCTCAATGCATTTCAGCAATGTTTGTGTGTGAGCTTGGGTAACGTTGTAAAACTGAATAATTGACTGCTTGGCCTTGGCCTCTGTGTTGAAGTCCTTCAGCTTGTAATAGACGAGATTCAGCTGCAGGCCCTTCCACATCAGACCTCTGAAATATGTGCTGTATGTCTTCACCTTTTCAACTTCACCACTGAATTTTTTTACTGTGAGCTCCAGGAGGTTTTCGGAGAGTGAAGGCTGGTCTC
This window of the Oncorhynchus gorbuscha isolate QuinsamMale2020 ecotype Even-year unplaced genomic scaffold, OgorEven_v1.0 Un_scaffold_3140, whole genome shotgun sequence genome carries:
- the LOC124027364 gene encoding uncharacterized protein LOC124027364, with the protein product MKKMSLVAIKGLSNVRLKLSVETHLFTSRPELLLTFGISDMASSALLILLLYSTSIGTTVSIEDLEYYTRERIEKSTELFEKSLEIVKIIVEAKDPSDWTSVLKKVLKFTARYGPAFGGFAGAAVNFALAFVGQDDPVLAEVKTQFAEVNRKLDSITLQINSLKTEVQWVAYTSVYSQDELKISNSWDMFTDFLTESMAAKDKDKKRQLVEKFTQFYENTATENSVTNFYKYLTGDQPSLSENLLELTVKKFSGEVEKVKTYSTYFRGLMWKGLQLNLVYYKLKDFNTEAKAKQSIIQFYNVTQAHTQTLLKCIENFEQYMKNDVEVIGTSESLEMTPLATKVREFLNKKYFWYDWIVAVYRKEDASSHDMLRFIKIPLENFIVAVSFSEKGNHFIGNTIKEYASNCVKNIECSKPEVLNKLPECAYKYSRYGPSTYKLAMTQIAAIHISTKKDGFSETPDALIRNDCHWGFFSVYVKSDNQIKHLNPCSGNTDCGNGLCKRILDTSLTICECNEGFYGEKCEINIQDDVMTVNVNVGEDAEA